In a genomic window of Alphaproteobacteria bacterium:
- a CDS encoding DUF3137 domain-containing protein — protein MFFEDFKYSQDERYGGGGFLGSLYYYFFRKPEDNPRKASLLESKIVPGHRVYHADDVFEGTCKGVRLFLADITLRSYSQQKGGAVTVFRGLLIGLDLGKTSFTGHTAVVHNKTSFLDSSHQQLAGLKRVKVPAPEFERVFDAYGTDQVEARYLLDPAMMERLIAIYNEFSGQGMAVAFYKNKVMILISTSYNPFEPDGLFTPAGCHHSILRVKKEFENVLSLIDRLKLYDPQRGARFENAPV, from the coding sequence TTGTTTTTTGAAGATTTTAAATATTCACAAGACGAGCGCTACGGGGGCGGGGGGTTTCTCGGCAGCCTTTATTACTATTTTTTCCGAAAGCCTGAAGATAATCCGCGCAAAGCCTCGCTGCTTGAGTCCAAAATCGTTCCGGGGCACCGGGTTTATCATGCCGATGATGTTTTCGAGGGCACTTGCAAGGGCGTCAGGCTTTTTTTAGCTGATATTACGTTGCGTTCCTATTCCCAGCAAAAGGGCGGTGCCGTCACAGTTTTTCGAGGCTTGTTGATTGGGCTTGATTTGGGAAAGACATCCTTTACTGGACATACAGCCGTTGTTCATAATAAGACCTCATTTCTGGATTCCTCCCATCAACAACTTGCGGGTTTAAAGCGGGTCAAGGTTCCGGCGCCGGAGTTTGAGCGGGTGTTCGACGCCTACGGCACGGATCAGGTGGAGGCGCGGTATCTTCTCGATCCGGCCATGATGGAGCGTCTTATCGCTATCTATAACGAGTTTTCAGGGCAGGGGATGGCGGTCGCCTTTTATAAAAACAAAGTCATGATCCTGATTTCGACTTCGTATAATCCGTTCGAGCCGGATGGACTTTTTACGCCGGCGGGATGCCACCATTCGATCCTGCGCGTCAAAAAGGAATTTGAAAATGTTTTGTCCCTGATTGACAGGCTCAAGCTTTATGATCCACAAAGAGGGGCGCGATTCGAAAATGCGCCTGTGTGA